A stretch of Tripterygium wilfordii isolate XIE 37 chromosome 11, ASM1340144v1, whole genome shotgun sequence DNA encodes these proteins:
- the LOC120009549 gene encoding metalloendoproteinase 5-MMP-like, with product MAPKAFLLFFLVSQIVIAQSDDHDHQKQSPFEFLKHLQGCHKGEKIKDVNKLKKYLEKFGYLSYANNHSHANDDDFDDLLESAVKTYQLNYHIKATGVLDSNTISKMMMSRCGVADIVNGTTSMRVGKKRHLLSSRNFRTVSHYSFFRGEPKWPASKYHLTYGFLPGTRSDAITPVTRAFMTWAGNTHFDFTQTQDYTNADIIISFHSGDHGHGNSFDGRGGTLAHAYAPQDGRFHYDADEPWSVGATQGAYDMETVALHEIGHLLGLGHSSVEGAIMFPSIATGVTMSLHGDDIQGIRDLYNIA from the coding sequence ATGGCACCTAAAGCTTTTCTGCTCTTCTTTCTCGTTTCTCAAATAGTCATAGCACAATCAGATGATCATGATCACCAAAAACAATCCCCATTCGAATTCCTTAAGCATCTTCAAGGATGTCACAAAGGTGAGAAAATCAAAGATGTCAACAAGCTCAAAAAGTACCTCGAAAAGTTTGGTTACTTGAGCTATGCCaacaatcattctcatgccaacgACGACGATTTTGACGATCTTTTAGAGTCCGCTGTCAAAACATACCAACTCAATTACCATATAAAGGCTACTGGTGTTTTGGACTCCAACACCATATCAAAAATGATGATGTCTCGTTGTGGCGTGGCTGATATAGTCAATGGTACAACTTCAATGCGCGTGGGCAAGAAACGACACCTTCTAAGCTCTCGTAATTTCCGCACAGTCTCTCATTACTCTTTCTTTCGTGGAGAGCCCAAGTGGCCTGcttcaaaataccatctcaCATACGGATTCCTTCCTGGAACCAGAAGCGATGCTATCACCCCTGTTACACGGGCTTTCATGACATGGGCTGGCAACACACACTTCGACTTCACTCAGACGCAAGATTACACAAATGCTGATATTATTATTAGCTTTCACAGTGGTGATCACGGCCACGGAAATTCATTTGACGGACGTGGTGGAACCTTAGCCCATGCTTATGCGCCACAAGATGGACGATTTCACTATGATGCGGATGAACCGTGGTCCGTGGGTGCGACCCAAGGCGCCTATGACATGGAGACTGTTGCTTTGCATGAAATAGGACATCTTCTTGGTCTGGGGCATAGTTCTGTTGAAGGGGCTATTATGTTCCCTTCTATTGCTACTGGAGTGACCATGAGCTTGCATGGGGACGATATACAGGGGATTAGGGATTTATATAACATTGCTTGA
- the LOC120009548 gene encoding metalloendoproteinase 3-MMP-like, with product MATKAFLLSILLFFLVSQIVLAHSDDDHDHQKQSPFEFLKHLQGCHKGEKVKDVNKLKKYLEKFGYLSYTNNHSHANDDDFDDLLESAVKTYQLNYHMKATGVLDSNTVSKMMMSRCGVADIVNGTTSMRVGKKRHLLSSHNFRTVSHYSFFRGEPKWPASKYHLTYGFLPGTRSDAITPVTRAFMTWAANTHFDFTQTQDYTNADITISFHSGDHGDGNAFDGRGGTLAHAYAPQDGRFHYDGDEPWSVGATQGAYDMETVALHEIGHLLGLGHSSVEGAIMFPSIATGVTMSLHGDDIQGIRDLYNIA from the coding sequence ATGGCAACTAAAGCTTTTCTGCTCTCAATTCTGCTCTTCTTTCTCGTTTCTCAAATAGTCTTAGCACACTCAgatgatgatcatgatcatcaaaAACAATCCCCATTCGAATTCCTTAAGCATCTTCAAGGATGTCACAAAGGCGAGAAGGTCAAAGATGTCAACAAACTCAAAAAGTATCTCGAAAAGTTTGGTTACTTGAGCTATACCaacaatcattctcatgccaatgACGATGATTTTGACGACCTTTTGGAGTCTGCTGTCAAAACTTACCAGCTCAACTACCATATGAAGGCTACTGGTGTTTTGGACTCCAACACCGTATCAAAAATGATGATGTCTCGTTGTGGCGTGGCCGATATAGTCAATGGTACAACTTCAATGCGCGTGGGCAAGAAACGACACCTTCTAAGCTCTCATAATTTCCGCACAGTCTCTCATTACTCTTTCTTTCGTGGAGAGCCCAAGTGGCCCGcttcaaaataccatctcaCATACGGATTCCTTCCCGGAACCCGAAGCGATGCTATCACTCCTGTTACACGGGCTTTCATGACATGGGCTGCCAACACACACTTCGACTTCACTCAGACTCAAGATTACACAAATGCTGATATTACTATTAGCTTTCATAGTGGTGATCACGGAGATGGAAACGCATTTGACGGACGTGGTGGAACCCTTGCCCACGCTTATGCACCGCAAGACGGGCGGTTTCACTATGATGGGGATGAACCGTGGTCCGTGGGTGCGACCCAAGGCGCCTATGACATGGAGACTGTTGCGTTGCATGAAATAGGACATCTTCTTGGTCTGGGGCATAGTTCTGTTGAAGGGGCTATTATGTTCCCTTCTATTGCTACTGGGGTGACCATGAGTTTGCATGGTGACGATATACAGGGGATTAGGGATTTATATAACATTgcttga
- the LOC120009547 gene encoding uncharacterized protein LOC120009547, with protein sequence MGLFTYTITGGGFILIGALESLSNPNPTSNASSPLYQINNPTAKTTTTQSSATKANHDSPNQDPSSLSSIFACVFSFLFIVNSLISLSDAVNSNDPLGSAIQLEIVAVAALFLLYSVLGLLTNFSTSLRFPSVILNLIALFAFVEEFLLFYLRRRDTSGIENRYFDLLLVPILICIFSTIIELRSPKSSLYARLARGIGLILQGTWFVQMGLSFYTNFMVNGCSLNEKTRGNYTIRCKGHHEYHRGRAIATLLFNCHLALLVVLVAGIYSVMAKKNGYGGEFMRYKPLGAEIIQSESNARFTLDSDEDEVDNEIKQDEPKQDGAVVEMVVNGHGNGSHQ encoded by the coding sequence ATGGGACTGTTCACCTACACCATTACAGGTGGCGGTTTCATTCTAATCGGTGCTCTCGAATCTCTCTCAAATCCAAACCCTACCTCCAATGCGTCGTCCCCGCTCTATCAAATCAATAACCCAACGGCCAAAACAACGACGACCCAATCATCAGCAACCAAAGCAAACCACGATAGCCCTAATCAAGATCCCTCGTCTTTGTCCAGTATCTTCGCTTGtgtgttttctttcctcttcATTGTAAACTCTCTGATTTCCCTCTCTGACGCGGTCAATTCAAACGATCCGCTCGGTTCCGCAATTCAATTAGAAATTGTCGCCGTCGCTGCTCTGTTTTTACTGTATTCTGTTTTGGGTCTCTTGACGAATTTCAGTACCTCTCTTCGTTTTCCTTCAGTGATCCTTAATTTGATCGCGCTTTTCGCCTTCGTTGAGGAGTTCTTGTTGTTTTATTTGCGAAGACGGGACACGAGTGGAATTGAGAACCGGTACTTCGATCTCTTGCTTGTGCCGATTTTAATTTGTATATTTTCAACGATTATTGAATTGCGGTCGCCTAAATCGAGTCTCTACGCAAGATTGGCCCGCGGGATTGGGCTGATTTTGCAAGGAACATGGTTTGTTCAGATGGGTCTTTCTTTTTATACCAATTTTATGGTTAATGGTTGCTCTCTGAACGAGAAGACTAGAGGGAACTACACTATCAGGTGCAAGGGTCACCATGAGTATCATCGTGGAAGAGCCATAGCGACACTTCTGTTCAATTGCCATCTTGCACTTCTTGTGGTTTTGGTGGCAGGTATATACTCAGTTATGGCTAAAAAGAATGGTTATGGGGGTGAATTTATGCGGTACAAACCACTTGGGGCAGAAATTATTCAATCGGAAAGTAATGCCCGGTTCACTTTGGATTCTGATGAAGATGAAGTTGATAATGAGATTAAGCAAGATGAGCCAAAGCAGGATGGAGCTGTGGTCGAAATGGTTGTGAATGGTCATGGTAATGGTTCTCATCAGTAA
- the LOC120009701 gene encoding metalloendoproteinase 3-MMP-like, producing the protein MVTKACLLSFLLFFLVSQIDLAHSDADHDHQKQSPFKFLKHLQGCHKGEKVKDVNKLKKYLEKFGYLSYTNNHSHANDDDFDDLLESAVKTYQLNYHIKATGVLDSNTVSKMMMSRCGVADIINGTTSMRVGKKRHLLSSHNFRTVSHYSFFRGEPKWPASKYHLTFGFLPGTRSDAITPVTRAFMTWAGNTHLDFTQTQDYTNADITISFHSGDHGDGNAFDGRGGTLAHAYAPQDGRFHYDGDEPWSVGASQGAYDMETVALHEIGHLLGLGHSSVKGAIMFPSIAAGVSMSLHGDDIQGIRDLYNIA; encoded by the coding sequence ATGGTAACTAAAGCTTGTCTGCTCTCATTTCTGCTCTTCTTTCTCGTTTCTCAAATAGACTTAGCACACTCAGATGCTGATCATGATCACCAAAAACAATCCCCATTCAAATTCCTTAAGCATCTTCAAGGATGTCACAAAGGCGAGAAGGTCAAAGATGTCAACAAGCTCAAAAAGTATCTCGAAAAGTTTGGTTACTTGAGCTATACCaacaatcattctcatgccaatgACGATGATTTTGACGATCTTTTGGAGTCTGCTGTCAAAACTTACCAGCTCAACTACCATATAAAGGCTACTGGTGTTTTGGACTCCAACACCGTATCAAAAATGATGATGTCTCGTTGTGGCGTGGCTGATATAATCAATGGTACAACTTCAATGCGCGTGGGCAAGAAACGACACCTTCTAAGCTCTCATAATTTCCGCACAGTCTCTCATTACTCTTTCTTTCGTGGAGAGCCCAAGTGGCCTGcttcaaaataccatctcaCATTCGGATTCCTTCCTGGAACCCGAAGTGATGCTATCACTCCTGTTACACGGGCTTTCATGACATGGGCTGGCAACACACACTTAGACTTCACTCAGACTCAAGATTACACAAATGCCGATATTACTATTAGCTTTCATAGTGGTGATCACGGAGATGGAAACGCATTTGATGGACGTGGTGGAACCCTTGCCCACGCTTATGCGCCGCAAGACGGGCGGTTTCACTATGACGGGGATGAACCGTGGTCCGTGGGTGCGTCCCAAGGCGCCTATGACATGGAGACTGTTGCGTTGCATGAAATAGGACATCTTCTTGGTCTGGGACATAGTTCTGTTAAAGGGGCTATTATGTTCCCTTCTATTGCTGCTGGGGTGAGCATGAGTTTGCATGGTGACGATATACAGGGGATTAGGGATTTATATAACATTgcttga
- the LOC120009055 gene encoding metalloendoproteinase 5-MMP-like, protein MATKACLLSFLLFFLVSQIDLAHSDADHDHQKQSPFEFLKHLQGCHKGEKVKDVNKLKKYLEKFGYLSYTNNHSHANDDDFDDLLESAVKTYQLNYHIKATGVLDSNTVSKMMMSRCGVADIVNGTTSMRVGKKRHLLSSHNFRTVSHYSFFRGEPKWPASKYHLTYGFLPGTRSDAITPVTRAFMTWAANTHFDFTQTQDYTNADITISFHSGDHGDGNAFDGRGGTLAHAYAPQDGRFHYDGDEPWSVGATQGAYDMETIALHEIGHLLGLGHSSVEGAIMFPSIAAGVTMSLHGDDIQGIRDLYNIA, encoded by the coding sequence ATGGCAACTAAAGCTTGTCTGCTCTCATTTCTGCTCTTCTTTCTCGTTTCTCAAATAGACTTAGCACACTCAGATGCTGATCATGATCACCAAAAACAATCCCCATTCGAATTCCTTAAGCATCTTCAAGGATGTCACAAAGGCGAGAAGGTCAAAGATGTCAACAAGCTCAAAAAGTATCTCGAAAAGTTTGGTTACTTGAGCTATACCaacaatcattctcatgccaatgACGATGATTTTGACGATCTTTTGGAGTCTGCTGTCAAAACTTACCAGCTCAACTACCATATAAAGGCTACTGGTGTTTTGGACTCCAACACCGTATCAAAAATGATGATGTCTCGTTGTGGCGTGGCTGATATAGTCAATGGTACAACTTCAATGCGCGTGGGCAAGAAACGACACCTTCTAAGCTCTCATAATTTCCGCACAGTCTCTCATTACTCTTTCTTTCGTGGAGAGCCCAAGTGGCCTGCTTCGAAATACCATCTCACATACGGATTCCTTCCTGGAACCCGAAGTGATGCTATCACTCCTGTTACACGGGCTTTCATGACATGGGCTGCCAACACACACTTCGACTTCACTCAGACTCAAGATTACACAAATGCCGATATTACTATTAGCTTTCATAGTGGTGATCACGGAGATGGAAACGCATTTGATGGACGTGGTGGAACCCTTGCCCACGCTTATGCGCCGCAAGACGGGCGGTTTCACTATGACGGGGATGAACCGTGGTCCGTGGGTGCGACCCAAGGCGCCTATGACATGGAGACTATTGCGTTGCATGAAATAGGACATCTTCTTGGTCTGGGGCATAGTTCTGTTGAAGGGGCTATTATGTTCCCTTCTATTGCTGCTGGGGTGACCATGAGTTTGCATGGTGACGATATACAGGGGATTAGGGATTTATATAACATTgcttga
- the LOC120009301 gene encoding metalloendoproteinase 3-MMP-like, which produces MATKAFLLSILLFFLVSQIVLAHTDDDHDHQKQSPFEFLKHLQGCHKGEKVKDVNKLKKYLEKFGYLSYTNNHSHANDDDFDDLLESAVKTYQLNYHMKATGVLDSNTVSKMMMSRCGVADIVNGTTSMRVGKKRHLLSSHNFRTVSHYSFFRGEPKWPASKYHLTYGFLPGTRSDAITPVTRAFMTWAANTHFDFTQTQDYTNADITISFHSGDHGDGNAFDGRGGTLAHAYAPQDGRFHYDGDEPWSVGATQGAYDMETVALHEIGHLLGLGHSSVEGAIMFPSIATGVTMSLHGDDIQGIRDLYNIA; this is translated from the coding sequence ATGGCAACTAAAGCTTTTCTGCTCTCAATTCTGCTCTTCTTTCTCGTTTCTCAAATAGTCTTAGCACACACAgatgatgatcatgatcatcaaaAACAATCCCCATTCGAATTCCTTAAGCATCTTCAAGGATGTCACAAAGGCGAGAAGGTCAAAGATGTCAACAAACTCAAAAAGTATCTCGAAAAGTTTGGTTACTTGAGCTATACCaacaatcattctcatgccaatgACGATGATTTTGACGACCTTTTGGAGTCTGCTGTCAAAACTTACCAGCTCAACTACCATATGAAGGCTACTGGTGTTTTGGACTCCAACACCGTATCAAAAATGATGATGTCTCGTTGTGGCGTGGCCGATATAGTCAATGGTACAACTTCAATGCGCGTGGGCAAGAAACGACACCTTCTAAGCTCTCATAATTTCCGCACAGTCTCTCATTACTCTTTCTTTCGTGGAGAGCCCAAGTGGCCCGcttcaaaataccatctcaCATACGGATTCCTTCCCGGAACCCGAAGCGATGCTATCACTCCTGTTACACGGGCTTTCATGACATGGGCTGCCAACACACACTTCGACTTCACTCAGACTCAAGATTACACAAATGCTGATATTACTATTAGCTTTCATAGTGGTGATCACGGAGATGGAAACGCATTTGACGGACGTGGTGGAACCCTTGCCCACGCTTATGCACCGCAAGACGGGCGGTTTCACTATGATGGGGATGAACCGTGGTCCGTGGGTGCGACCCAAGGCGCCTATGACATGGAGACTGTTGCGTTGCATGAAATAGGACATCTTCTTGGTCTGGGGCATAGTTCTGTTGAAGGGGCTATTATGTTCCCTTCTATTGCTACTGGGGTGACCATGAGTTTGCATGGTGACGATATACAGGGGATTAGGGATTTATATAACATTgcttga